In Pseudoalteromonas sp. NC201, a single window of DNA contains:
- a CDS encoding transglycosylase SLT domain-containing protein, which produces MTYWLPRLAAGSLCMVSWLCAADSTHDEFKEAERVAWSGNYNNFKAATAQLDHPLKPYVEMAFYKRHPKLKYQQEIQHFLTVYEHTPLEWPVRSAWLDYLKRYKKKARFIEFYRETSDVELKCTYLVYQLDLGAPKKAILDQVADIWTVGKSQPRACDGLFNQWQKAGYRTPELVWQRISNAAQSGQTSLLDYLEKLLPKNEAYLAELYKKVRQDPSAAAGLYRFSKRTKKEAEIAVYGIRRLVWRDPDLALRAWQKMQDMFTFTQRQKDSVAYRFALALASKGHEDARFWLNKVPKSLQDRKLLQWLMSNMLKEQDWEGISALFVGHEQLSNGQQYWLAYSLAKRDELAKANEIWQQLAQERDYYGFLAAARLGLPVSLNEEPLNVDPSIVERVSHAPGFKRAKALYELERYTQARREWNYLTNTSSKEEKLAASILAADFDWYDSTIFTLAQIKAWNYVDLRFPIAFKELFTKYSERNRVDVAWSIAIARRESSFAPDARSSADAHGLMQLLPSTAKYVNNRKRVAKNRLYHPATNIRLGTSYLEYLKRKNAGNEVLATASYNAGYHRIKRWLPSEAMPAELWIELIPYRETRDYVKNVMAYRQVYHTRLGRDGNILASILDMKIVK; this is translated from the coding sequence ATGACATATTGGTTACCCCGCTTAGCTGCAGGCAGCTTATGTATGGTGAGCTGGCTCTGTGCAGCCGATAGCACTCACGACGAATTTAAAGAGGCTGAGCGTGTCGCTTGGTCTGGTAATTATAATAATTTTAAAGCTGCAACAGCGCAGCTCGATCATCCACTTAAGCCATACGTTGAAATGGCATTTTACAAGCGTCACCCTAAACTCAAGTACCAGCAGGAAATTCAGCACTTTTTAACGGTATACGAACACACCCCATTAGAATGGCCTGTACGTTCAGCTTGGCTCGATTATTTAAAGCGGTATAAAAAGAAAGCACGATTCATCGAGTTCTATCGTGAAACCAGTGATGTTGAACTCAAGTGTACGTATTTGGTGTATCAGTTGGACTTGGGTGCACCGAAAAAAGCCATTCTTGATCAGGTAGCCGATATTTGGACGGTGGGAAAGTCTCAGCCCAGAGCTTGTGATGGTCTTTTTAACCAATGGCAAAAAGCGGGGTATAGAACGCCTGAGCTAGTCTGGCAGCGAATTTCTAATGCTGCACAATCTGGTCAAACGTCACTGCTAGACTATCTTGAGAAGCTGTTACCAAAAAATGAGGCATACCTTGCCGAGCTATATAAAAAGGTTCGCCAAGATCCGAGTGCCGCTGCCGGGCTTTATCGGTTTAGTAAACGTACTAAAAAAGAAGCCGAAATTGCGGTATATGGTATAAGACGCCTCGTTTGGCGCGATCCTGATTTAGCGCTGCGTGCCTGGCAGAAGATGCAGGATATGTTTACCTTTACTCAGCGGCAAAAGGATAGTGTTGCTTATCGTTTCGCTCTAGCGCTTGCGTCTAAAGGGCATGAAGACGCACGGTTTTGGCTTAATAAAGTGCCCAAATCGTTGCAGGACAGAAAGCTACTACAGTGGCTGATGAGTAACATGCTGAAAGAGCAAGATTGGGAAGGGATTTCGGCCTTATTCGTGGGTCACGAGCAACTAAGCAATGGTCAACAATACTGGCTTGCATATAGCCTCGCGAAGCGTGACGAGTTAGCTAAGGCTAACGAGATTTGGCAGCAATTAGCACAAGAGCGTGATTACTACGGTTTTTTGGCTGCTGCGCGTTTAGGATTACCAGTCTCACTGAATGAAGAGCCGTTAAATGTTGACCCCAGCATTGTCGAACGAGTATCTCATGCGCCTGGTTTTAAGCGAGCAAAGGCTTTATACGAACTGGAAAGGTATACTCAAGCACGTCGAGAGTGGAACTACCTTACTAACACCTCAAGCAAAGAGGAAAAGCTTGCAGCATCCATATTGGCTGCTGACTTTGATTGGTACGACAGCACTATTTTTACTCTTGCACAGATCAAAGCTTGGAATTACGTTGATTTGCGTTTCCCGATAGCGTTTAAAGAGCTGTTCACTAAATATAGTGAGCGTAATCGAGTCGATGTTGCATGGAGCATTGCGATTGCTCGCCGGGAAAGCTCTTTCGCACCGGATGCACGCTCGAGTGCGGATGCTCACGGTTTAATGCAGCTGCTGCCAAGCACTGCCAAATACGTCAACAACCGCAAACGCGTGGCAAAAAATCGCCTATATCATCCGGCCACAAACATTCGCTTGGGGACCAGTTATTTAGAGTATTTGAAGCGTAAAAATGCTGGAAATGAGGTTTTGGCGACAGCATCGTACAACGCGGGTTATCATAGAATTAAGCGTTGGCTGCCGTCAGAGGCTATGCCTGCTGAGCTTTGGATTGAGCTGATCCCGTACCGAGAAACACGTGACTACGTAAAAAATGTGATGGCATATCGACAGGTTTACCATACCCGCCTTGGTCGTGATGGCAACATATTGGCAAGTATCTTGGATATGAAAATTGTGAAATAA
- a CDS encoding YigZ family protein, with product MSEYFIPSESISHHEEIKKSTFIVHLAHTPTIEDAKAFIKQINDAYPDARHNCWAHIAGAPGGSHVLGFSDDGEPNGTAGKPMLNVLMGSGIGEITAVTTRYFGGIKLGTGGLVRAYGGTLNNALAQLSTTKKVPASIIVGHSDYHLQGVIEQLLQSQFTVLNLDKEYTANITWQIAVDSRETQQIIDAIYELTNGVVLFKQLKE from the coding sequence ATGTCTGAATATTTCATTCCGAGTGAATCAATTAGTCATCATGAGGAAATTAAGAAAAGCACGTTTATCGTACATTTGGCCCACACGCCAACCATCGAAGATGCTAAAGCGTTTATTAAGCAGATTAATGACGCGTATCCTGATGCACGGCACAATTGTTGGGCACACATCGCAGGGGCACCAGGTGGCAGCCATGTGTTAGGGTTTTCTGATGATGGTGAGCCTAACGGGACCGCTGGTAAGCCAATGCTCAATGTGCTAATGGGATCAGGGATTGGTGAAATAACCGCGGTGACGACGCGTTATTTTGGCGGTATAAAACTTGGCACCGGGGGGTTGGTTAGAGCTTATGGTGGCACGCTTAATAACGCACTAGCACAGCTAAGCACGACTAAAAAAGTACCGGCTTCTATTATTGTTGGCCACAGTGATTACCATCTTCAAGGTGTGATAGAGCAGCTATTACAAAGCCAGTTTACAGTGCTAAATTTAGATAAAGAATACACGGCTAATATTACCTGGCAAATAGCAGTAGATAGTCGTGAAACACAACAAATCATTGATGCTATTTATGAATTAACCAATGGTGTTGTATTATTTAAGCAACTCAAGGAGTAG
- a CDS encoding TrkH family potassium uptake protein: MQFRTIIKILGQLVALFSITMVPPAIVSLIYKDGGGVPFVLAFIFSVLMGLFAYYPNRKENGDLKAREGFLIVVLFWLVLGSFASLPLIFLDKPNLSLADAVFEAFSGLTTTGATVLTGIEHLPKAVLFYRQQLQWLGGMGIIVLAVAVLPMLGVGGMQLYRAETPGPVKDSKMTPRIADTAKHLWYIYVSLTAACTLAYWIAGMNWFDAICHAFATIAIGGFSTYDASMGYFDNPLINVICVIFLLIAAINFSLHYAAVSSRNIKAYLRDPEFKVFLFIQLALVVICFAVLSSSNVYETGDETLDQAMFQAVSISTTAGFATDSFSTWPLFLPILLIFSSFIGGCAGSTGGGMKVVRVFLLYLQGIRELNRLVHPRAIYSIKLGRKALPDKVVEAVWGFFSAYALVFVIIMIALLGTGLDNITAFSATAACLNNLGPGLGSVAAHYGDISDAAKWILTLAMVFGRLEIFTLLVLFTPTFWRG, translated from the coding sequence ATGCAATTTCGTACCATAATAAAAATACTCGGGCAGTTAGTCGCTCTATTTAGTATCACTATGGTGCCACCAGCCATTGTATCTTTGATATACAAAGATGGTGGTGGTGTACCTTTTGTTTTAGCTTTCATTTTTAGTGTGCTGATGGGTTTGTTTGCGTACTACCCAAACCGCAAGGAAAACGGCGATCTTAAAGCCAGAGAGGGCTTCTTAATCGTTGTTTTATTCTGGTTGGTACTGGGATCGTTTGCATCATTGCCGCTCATTTTCTTAGATAAACCGAATCTATCTTTAGCAGATGCCGTGTTTGAAGCTTTTTCTGGGCTGACAACTACTGGGGCTACGGTATTGACGGGTATAGAACATTTACCCAAAGCGGTATTATTCTATCGCCAGCAGTTGCAGTGGCTTGGTGGTATGGGGATCATCGTATTGGCCGTAGCCGTTCTTCCTATGCTTGGGGTTGGTGGCATGCAGTTATATCGTGCCGAAACACCAGGTCCAGTTAAAGACTCAAAGATGACACCGCGCATTGCCGATACCGCCAAGCACCTTTGGTATATCTATGTGTCTCTAACGGCAGCTTGTACGCTGGCTTACTGGATAGCAGGAATGAATTGGTTTGATGCTATCTGTCATGCGTTTGCTACGATAGCTATCGGTGGCTTCTCGACTTATGACGCTTCTATGGGCTACTTCGATAACCCGCTCATTAACGTTATTTGCGTCATCTTCTTGCTGATTGCTGCCATTAACTTCTCGCTACATTATGCTGCTGTGTCGAGCCGCAATATTAAAGCCTATTTGCGAGATCCTGAGTTTAAAGTCTTTCTATTTATCCAGTTAGCGTTGGTAGTGATTTGTTTTGCGGTATTATCGTCAAGCAATGTCTATGAAACGGGTGATGAAACCTTAGATCAAGCGATGTTTCAGGCTGTGTCAATTAGTACGACTGCAGGGTTTGCGACCGATAGCTTCTCAACGTGGCCGCTGTTTCTACCTATTCTCTTGATTTTCTCTAGCTTCATTGGTGGCTGTGCTGGTTCTACAGGTGGTGGGATGAAGGTTGTGCGTGTCTTCTTACTCTATTTACAGGGGATCCGCGAGCTTAATCGTTTAGTGCATCCACGCGCTATTTACTCGATAAAATTAGGCCGCAAGGCATTGCCTGATAAAGTGGTGGAAGCAGTGTGGGGGTTCTTCTCGGCTTATGCGCTGGTGTTTGTGATTATTATGATTGCATTACTGGGGACGGGACTCGATAATATTACTGCATTTTCAGCAACTGCGGCCTGTCTAAATAACTTGGGCCCAGGATTGGGAAGTGTTGCAGCGCACTACGGCGACATTAGCGATGCAGCAAAGTGGATCCTTACTCTTGCTATGGTCTTTGGCCGCTTAGAGATCTTCACGTTGTTAGTCTTATTTACTCCTACCTTCTGGCGTGGGTAA
- the fadB gene encoding fatty acid oxidation complex subunit alpha FadB, whose protein sequence is MLIKRESFVVDFCKGNIAEFKFCLPGSVNKLSQQVLKESHEALIELSQRDDIDGLIFTSDKDHFIVGADIFEFLPTFQRPEEELVGWIKTATDVFDAIEDLPFPTLSAVNGLALGGGCEWLLATDYRIATDNAKIGLPEVKLGIMPGFGGTVRLPRLIGADNAMTWITTGQENRANDALKVGAVDGVVPTDKLMAAAIRTLEQAIAGKLDWRAKRQIKLDPLKMNRVEQGMSFGMAEGLVMAKTKGHYPAPMMAVQTLKAAANLSRREAMALENQNFAKLAKTAEAAAQTGIFLADQYIKTVAKKQAKQSKTEIKQAAVLGAGIMGGGIAYQSAYKGTPIVMKDIQQGALDLGMGEAAKLLGKKVQRGHMSMDKMVATLGKIKATLNDHDLQGSDIIVEAVVENPKVKKTVLASLESQLPEGTILTSNTSTIRIDELATALEKPENFCGMHFFNPVPKMPLVEIIRGEQTSDETVAAVVDYALKLGKSPIVVNDCPGFFVNRVLFPYFAGFSQLVVEGADFAKVDKVMENVFGWPMGPAYLLDVVGIDTANHCTGVMADGFPTRMARKDKDPVAVLAGAERFGQKNQKGFYQYAPDRKGRLKKSKDDSALELLSGICDAPTEFDKQTIIERCMVPMINEVLLCLQENIVASPQEADMALIYGIGFPPFRGGAFRYLDQIGLANFVAMADKYAHLGEIYRVSEQTRQWADEGKVFYQVEGQ, encoded by the coding sequence ATGTTAATCAAACGCGAGTCCTTTGTAGTTGATTTTTGCAAAGGCAATATCGCTGAGTTTAAGTTTTGCCTACCAGGCTCAGTAAACAAACTATCTCAGCAAGTACTAAAGGAAAGCCACGAAGCACTTATCGAATTGAGCCAGCGCGACGACATCGACGGCTTAATTTTTACCAGCGATAAAGACCACTTTATTGTTGGCGCTGATATTTTTGAATTCCTTCCGACTTTCCAACGCCCAGAAGAAGAACTTGTTGGTTGGATTAAAACCGCAACCGATGTCTTCGACGCAATAGAAGATTTACCTTTCCCTACACTATCGGCAGTAAATGGCCTTGCGCTTGGCGGTGGTTGCGAGTGGTTGCTCGCCACGGATTACCGTATTGCAACTGACAACGCAAAAATTGGCCTACCAGAAGTTAAGCTTGGCATTATGCCGGGCTTTGGTGGTACCGTAAGACTTCCTCGCTTAATCGGCGCTGACAACGCAATGACGTGGATAACCACAGGTCAAGAAAACCGAGCGAATGACGCACTAAAAGTGGGTGCGGTTGACGGTGTAGTACCTACTGACAAACTCATGGCTGCCGCTATTCGTACCTTGGAGCAAGCCATTGCAGGTAAATTAGATTGGCGCGCGAAACGCCAAATCAAGCTTGACCCATTGAAGATGAATCGTGTTGAGCAAGGTATGAGCTTTGGTATGGCCGAAGGCTTAGTCATGGCAAAAACCAAAGGTCATTACCCAGCACCAATGATGGCGGTACAAACGCTTAAAGCGGCAGCAAACCTTAGTCGCAGAGAAGCGATGGCACTCGAAAACCAAAACTTTGCTAAGCTTGCCAAAACGGCAGAAGCCGCAGCGCAAACCGGTATTTTCTTAGCGGATCAATACATCAAAACGGTTGCCAAGAAACAAGCAAAACAAAGTAAAACAGAGATCAAACAAGCAGCGGTACTTGGTGCTGGTATTATGGGTGGCGGTATCGCTTACCAATCGGCCTACAAAGGTACGCCAATTGTCATGAAAGACATCCAGCAAGGTGCCCTAGACCTTGGTATGGGTGAGGCTGCAAAACTACTTGGTAAAAAAGTACAGCGCGGCCACATGTCAATGGACAAGATGGTTGCCACTTTAGGTAAAATCAAAGCAACGCTCAACGATCACGATCTACAAGGCTCAGACATCATCGTAGAAGCCGTTGTTGAAAACCCTAAAGTCAAGAAAACGGTATTGGCGAGTTTAGAGTCGCAATTACCAGAAGGTACGATCCTGACTTCAAACACATCAACTATTCGTATTGATGAGTTAGCCACGGCACTTGAGAAGCCAGAAAACTTCTGTGGTATGCACTTCTTTAACCCAGTGCCAAAAATGCCATTGGTAGAAATCATTCGTGGCGAGCAAACATCGGATGAAACCGTTGCTGCAGTGGTAGATTATGCCTTAAAGCTTGGCAAGTCTCCTATCGTTGTTAACGATTGCCCAGGTTTCTTCGTGAACCGTGTTCTATTCCCTTACTTTGCAGGCTTCAGCCAACTTGTTGTAGAAGGTGCTGACTTCGCAAAAGTAGATAAGGTTATGGAAAATGTCTTCGGCTGGCCAATGGGTCCAGCGTACCTACTAGACGTAGTGGGTATCGATACGGCAAACCATTGTACTGGTGTAATGGCTGATGGCTTCCCTACTCGCATGGCACGTAAAGACAAAGACCCTGTCGCAGTACTTGCGGGGGCTGAGCGCTTTGGTCAGAAGAACCAAAAAGGCTTCTACCAATACGCACCAGATCGCAAAGGTCGTTTGAAGAAGAGTAAAGACGACAGCGCGCTTGAGCTGCTGAGCGGTATTTGTGACGCACCAACTGAATTTGATAAACAAACGATTATTGAGCGTTGTATGGTGCCAATGATCAATGAAGTGTTACTGTGTCTGCAAGAAAACATTGTTGCTTCACCGCAAGAAGCAGACATGGCACTGATCTACGGTATCGGCTTCCCTCCATTCAGAGGTGGTGCATTCCGCTATCTAGACCAAATCGGCCTCGCAAACTTTGTAGCTATGGCTGATAAGTACGCTCATCTTGGTGAAATTTATCGAGTTTCTGAGCAAACTAGACAGTGGGCAGATGAAGGTAAAGTGTTCTATCAAGTGGAGGGCCAGTAA
- the pepQ gene encoding Xaa-Pro dipeptidase: protein MDKLANLYAEHIATLQQRTRTIVEREGLDGLVIHSGQAKRQFLDDMYYPFKVNPQFKAWLPVIDNPHCWIVVNGSDKPKLIFYRPVDFWHKVPDEPRDFWAEYFDIQLLVKPDQVEQLLPYDKANYAYIGEYLEVAQALGFTQVNPEPVMNFLHYHRAYKTQYEMACLREASRLGVLGHMAARDAFFAGGSEFEIQQAYLNATQHMENDTPYGNIVALNENCAILHYTHFERKAPSKHLSFLIDAGANFNGYASDITRTYDFAKQGEFAELVKVMNDHQIELGKALQPGKLYGELHIDCHNRVAQVLSDFGIVKLGAQAIVEKGISSTFFPHGLGHHIGLQVHDMGGFMADEAGTHQAPPEGHPFLRCTRKIEANQVFTIEPGLYFIDSLLEDLAQTENKQYINWDKVDALKPYGGIRIEDNIIVHEDRLENMTRDFGLE from the coding sequence ATGGATAAGTTAGCAAATTTATACGCAGAGCACATTGCCACGTTGCAACAGCGTACAAGAACGATAGTAGAACGAGAAGGACTGGATGGACTTGTGATCCATTCGGGGCAAGCAAAGCGTCAATTCCTTGATGATATGTACTATCCGTTTAAAGTTAACCCGCAATTTAAAGCTTGGTTGCCTGTTATCGATAATCCGCATTGCTGGATTGTGGTTAATGGCAGTGACAAGCCGAAACTCATTTTTTATCGTCCGGTTGATTTTTGGCATAAAGTGCCTGACGAGCCGAGAGATTTTTGGGCAGAGTATTTTGATATTCAACTGCTGGTTAAGCCAGATCAGGTTGAACAGTTACTGCCATACGACAAAGCAAACTATGCCTATATCGGTGAATATTTAGAGGTTGCACAAGCGCTTGGCTTTACTCAAGTGAATCCAGAGCCGGTGATGAACTTCTTGCATTATCATCGTGCATATAAAACTCAGTATGAAATGGCATGTTTACGTGAAGCAAGCCGTCTTGGCGTGCTTGGCCACATGGCGGCGCGCGATGCCTTCTTTGCTGGTGGTTCCGAGTTTGAAATTCAACAAGCTTATCTTAATGCAACTCAGCATATGGAAAACGATACGCCATATGGCAATATTGTCGCCTTGAATGAAAATTGTGCGATTTTGCACTATACCCATTTTGAGCGTAAAGCACCGAGTAAGCACTTATCATTTTTGATTGATGCCGGTGCAAACTTTAACGGTTATGCGTCAGATATTACCCGTACTTATGATTTTGCTAAACAAGGTGAGTTTGCCGAGTTGGTGAAAGTCATGAACGATCACCAAATTGAATTGGGCAAAGCATTACAACCGGGCAAACTATACGGTGAGCTGCATATCGATTGTCATAATCGTGTGGCGCAAGTGTTGAGTGACTTTGGTATTGTTAAGCTTGGTGCTCAGGCCATCGTCGAGAAGGGGATTTCTTCCACTTTCTTCCCTCATGGTCTCGGTCACCATATTGGTCTACAGGTACATGATATGGGCGGATTCATGGCTGATGAAGCCGGCACGCACCAAGCACCGCCTGAAGGTCACCCGTTCTTGCGTTGTACTCGTAAGATAGAGGCTAATCAGGTGTTCACTATTGAGCCTGGGTTGTACTTCATCGATTCATTGTTGGAAGACTTGGCGCAAACAGAAAACAAACAGTATATCAATTGGGATAAGGTTGATGCACTGAAGCCTTACGGTGGTATCCGTATTGAAGATAACATCATTGTGCATGAAGATAGACTAGAAAATATGACGCGAGATTTCGGTCTCGAGTAA